A genomic region of Roseateles amylovorans contains the following coding sequences:
- the phaC gene encoding class I poly(R)-hydroxyalkanoic acid synthase, whose product MSGWAQGFGDALKQLQSMQIPPDAWASLQQDYLRQAGELWNRTLHESHEGAVAAAAASEPLKDRRFANPSWNDNRLGHFTAALYLLNARTLQQMADQVQGDDKTRARIRFAVQQFVDATAPSNFLAFNPEAQQRALHTQGESIARGMQLLMEDIRRGHVSQTDESAFEVGRNVATTEGSVVFENDFFQLLEYKPLTAQVHERPLLMVPPCINKYYILDLQPENSLIRYAVAQGHRTFVVSWRNPDASCVHWNWDDYIEQAAIKAIEVVQAISGSKTLNTLGFCVGGTILSAALAVLAARGQQPAASVTLLTTLLDFSSNGILDVFIDEASVRLRELTIGPQAPNGPGLLHGQELATTFSFLRPNDLVWNYVVGNYLKGDPPPAFDLLYWNGDATHLPGPMYCWYLRHTYLQNDLKVPGRLTTCGVPVDLGAIKAPVYVYGSREDHIVPWEAAYRNTQVFTGKKRFVLGASGHIAGVINPPAKNKRSHWIGKTAALPADGQTWMKTAVEHPGSWWPDWSAWLASHAGAQKAAPRTPGNRQYTPIEPAPGRYVKERA is encoded by the coding sequence ATGTCCGGCTGGGCCCAGGGCTTTGGCGACGCGCTCAAGCAGTTGCAGTCCATGCAGATCCCGCCCGACGCCTGGGCTTCGCTGCAGCAGGATTACCTGCGCCAGGCCGGGGAGCTCTGGAACCGCACGCTGCATGAATCCCATGAAGGCGCCGTGGCGGCCGCCGCGGCCTCCGAGCCGCTCAAGGACCGCCGCTTTGCCAACCCATCCTGGAACGACAACCGGCTGGGTCATTTCACCGCTGCGCTCTATCTGCTGAATGCCCGCACGCTGCAGCAGATGGCGGACCAGGTCCAAGGCGACGACAAGACCCGCGCCCGGATTCGTTTTGCAGTGCAGCAATTTGTCGACGCGACGGCACCCAGCAACTTCCTGGCTTTCAATCCAGAGGCCCAGCAGCGCGCGCTCCACACCCAGGGCGAGAGCATCGCCCGCGGCATGCAACTGCTGATGGAAGACATCCGCCGCGGTCATGTCTCGCAAACCGACGAAAGCGCCTTCGAGGTCGGCCGCAATGTGGCCACCACCGAAGGCAGCGTGGTGTTCGAAAACGACTTCTTCCAACTGCTCGAATACAAGCCGCTGACCGCGCAGGTGCATGAGCGTCCGCTGCTGATGGTGCCGCCCTGCATCAACAAGTACTACATCCTGGATCTGCAGCCGGAGAACTCGTTGATCCGCTATGCGGTGGCGCAGGGGCATCGCACCTTTGTGGTGAGCTGGCGCAATCCCGATGCGAGCTGCGTGCACTGGAATTGGGACGACTACATCGAGCAGGCCGCGATCAAGGCCATCGAGGTGGTTCAAGCCATCAGCGGCAGCAAAACGCTCAACACCCTGGGCTTCTGCGTGGGGGGCACCATCCTCTCGGCCGCGCTGGCGGTGCTGGCGGCGCGCGGCCAGCAACCGGCGGCGAGCGTCACCTTGCTGACCACGCTGCTTGATTTCTCCAGCAACGGCATCCTGGATGTCTTCATCGATGAAGCCTCGGTGCGGCTGCGCGAGCTCACCATCGGCCCCCAGGCGCCCAACGGACCGGGCCTGCTGCATGGTCAGGAACTGGCCACCACCTTCAGCTTCCTGCGCCCGAACGATCTGGTCTGGAACTATGTGGTGGGCAACTACCTCAAAGGCGACCCGCCGCCGGCTTTCGACCTGCTCTACTGGAATGGCGACGCCACCCATCTGCCGGGGCCCATGTACTGCTGGTATTTGCGCCACACCTATCTGCAGAACGATCTGAAAGTCCCGGGTCGCCTGACCACCTGCGGTGTGCCGGTCGACCTGGGCGCGATCAAGGCGCCGGTCTATGTCTACGGCTCGCGGGAGGACCACATCGTTCCCTGGGAGGCGGCCTACCGCAACACCCAGGTGTTCACCGGGAAGAAGCGTTTCGTGCTGGGCGCGTCCGGGCACATCGCCGGCGTGATCAATCCCCCGGCCAAGAACAAGCGCAGCCATTGGATCGGCAAGACCGCCGCGCTGCCCGCCGACGGCCAGACGTGGATGAAAACCGCCGTGGAGCATCCAGGCAGCTGGTGGCCGGACTGGTCCGCCTGGCTGGCCTCGCACGCGGGCGCCCAGAAGGCCGCGCCGCGTACACCGGGCAATCGGCAATACACGCCGATCGAGCCGGCGCCAGGTCGCTACGTCAAGGAGCGCGCATGA
- the pgeF gene encoding peptidoglycan editing factor PgeF: protein MTTRAGGVSVGGYESLNLGRAVADDPAAVTENRRRVAQAVGASPVFLKQVHGSTVLRLEPTHVAADADPPPADASISTDPSIACAVMVADCLPVLFAAPGAVGAAHAGWRGLAGGVLDHTVAALCEAAGTDPRSIHAWMGACIGPEAFEVGADVLQAFEVDAVHRDQPLFRFQPNEAGEPRWRADLAGLARRRLQRLGLVPAAITGGGWCTFSQPSRFFSFRHERVDGRRSGRMAAVIRLR, encoded by the coding sequence ATGACCACCCGCGCAGGCGGGGTGAGCGTGGGCGGCTACGAGAGCCTGAATCTCGGACGCGCCGTGGCGGACGATCCGGCCGCCGTGACCGAGAACCGGCGCCGCGTGGCTCAAGCCGTGGGCGCCTCGCCGGTGTTCCTGAAACAGGTCCACGGATCGACGGTGCTGCGGTTGGAGCCGACCCATGTCGCGGCGGATGCGGATCCGCCACCCGCAGATGCCAGCATCAGCACCGACCCGTCGATCGCCTGCGCCGTCATGGTGGCCGACTGCCTGCCGGTCCTCTTCGCCGCGCCCGGTGCCGTCGGTGCGGCCCATGCGGGTTGGCGCGGTTTGGCCGGCGGCGTGCTGGACCACACGGTGGCTGCGCTGTGCGAGGCCGCTGGCACCGATCCGCGATCGATCCATGCCTGGATGGGCGCCTGCATCGGTCCGGAGGCGTTCGAGGTGGGCGCCGATGTGCTGCAGGCGTTTGAGGTCGATGCGGTCCACCGCGATCAGCCGCTGTTCCGCTTCCAGCCGAACGAGGCCGGCGAACCGCGCTGGCGCGCCGATCTGGCCGGCCTGGCGCGTCGTCGATTGCAGCGGCTGGGACTGGTCCCGGCGGCCATCACCGGCGGAGGGTGGTGCACCTTCAGTCAGCCGTCACGGTTCTTTTCGTTCCGCCACGAGCGGGTCGATGGCCGGCGCAGCGGCCGCATGGCGGCGGTGATCCGATTGCGCTGA
- the maiA gene encoding maleylacetoacetate isomerase encodes MELYNYFRSSASYRVRIAMALKGLTFDYKPVHLARNEQFQESYAAVSASRLVPLLRDGEASVTQSMAIIEYLDEIHPTPSLLPGDALSRAYIRALSQDIACEIHPLNNLRVLRYLVKDLGVTDENKTRWYRHWVESGLGVVEHRLAQEGRAGRFCFGETPTMADCLLVPQVFNAQRFDCRLDHVPTVMRIHDHCMTLEAFRLTHPDACPDAA; translated from the coding sequence ATGGAGCTCTACAACTACTTCCGTTCCTCGGCCTCCTATCGGGTGCGCATCGCCATGGCGCTCAAGGGACTGACCTTCGACTACAAGCCGGTCCATCTGGCCCGCAACGAGCAGTTCCAGGAGTCCTACGCGGCGGTGTCTGCGTCGCGTCTGGTGCCGCTGCTGCGGGACGGGGAGGCGAGCGTGACCCAGTCGATGGCCATCATCGAATACCTGGATGAGATCCATCCCACCCCCTCGCTGCTGCCCGGTGATGCGCTGAGCCGCGCCTACATCCGCGCGCTGTCCCAGGACATCGCCTGCGAGATCCATCCGCTCAACAACCTGCGGGTGCTGCGATACCTGGTCAAGGACCTCGGCGTGACCGACGAGAACAAGACCCGCTGGTACCGCCATTGGGTCGAGAGCGGCCTGGGGGTGGTCGAACATCGCCTGGCGCAGGAAGGCCGCGCCGGCCGCTTCTGCTTCGGCGAGACGCCCACCATGGCCGACTGCCTGCTGGTGCCCCAGGTCTTCAATGCCCAGCGCTTCGACTGTCGGCTCGACCATGTGCCGACCGTCATGCGCATCCACGACCACTGCATGACTCTGGAGGCCTTCCGCCTGACCCATCCCGATGCCTGTCCCGATGCAGCGTGA
- a CDS encoding NUDIX hydrolase — translation MFQARRFQHCPTCGGLIDYRIPADDNRPRATCTVCGTIHYENPLNVVGTLPVWNDQVLLCRRAIEPRLGKWTLPAGFMELGETVAEGAARETDEEAGARFELHNLYCVMNVVRVGQVHLFYRATLLSPEFNPGPETLEAKLFHEHEVPWDELAFHTVRETLQRFFDDRRRGEGYPLHTADID, via the coding sequence ATGTTCCAAGCGCGGCGCTTCCAGCATTGCCCCACCTGCGGCGGCCTGATCGACTACCGCATCCCGGCGGACGACAACCGGCCTCGCGCCACCTGCACGGTGTGCGGCACCATCCATTACGAGAACCCGCTCAATGTCGTGGGCACGCTCCCGGTCTGGAACGACCAGGTGCTGCTGTGCCGGCGGGCGATCGAACCCCGGCTGGGCAAATGGACCCTGCCCGCGGGCTTCATGGAGCTGGGGGAGACGGTGGCCGAAGGTGCGGCACGTGAGACCGACGAGGAAGCCGGCGCCCGCTTCGAGCTGCACAACCTCTACTGCGTGATGAACGTGGTGCGGGTGGGCCAGGTCCACCTGTTCTACCGGGCCACACTGCTGAGTCCGGAATTCAATCCCGGGCCCGAGACGCTGGAAGCCAAGCTCTTCCACGAACATGAGGTGCCGTGGGATGAGCTGGCCTTCCACACGGTTCGCGAAACCCTGCAGCGCTTCTTTGACGACCGTCGCCGCGGCGAGGGCTATCCGCTGCACACGGCCGACATCGACTGA
- a CDS encoding bifunctional diguanylate cyclase/phosphodiesterase yields MSLIRQIWCLVLGAVLASVLGGVAVSTWSLRELLQTQAQLKNNDNANALALALSQQKGDAELMSLLISAQFDAGAYESVRWRDAQGKAVFERHIETPQTSHAPAWFVAVLPLSVAPGVAKVSDGWRAVGEVEVRGQTGYVHEALWRATLNSTLWLLLVGVVTGVAAALVLSRLRRPLDTAVRQAEGVSQGRFETVLEPQVPEMRKLTSAMNTMVVRTRQMFEAQAEQLRTLHHQLLCDELTGLSHRRQFVAELSSALDRDDGPLRAGLVLVRLRDLPGLNQRLGHGATDQALMAIAQGLRVYPEQVRGCLAGRLNGSDFALWLPAPGVVGDTATALADALRAGLQGLGQGIGVALGAVELPRDQPMSAWFAAADAALARAELGEGVVLELRQAPPSEEVAQGERAWRALISDALAHQRSRLLEFPLIGRDRQVLHLECPLQLKLNPLGEFEPASRWLPLALRHRLSAEADLQVLALALQAAQHDQRARCINVAPASLNDGSFIARARELVQSAPSAVRRLVGVEVAEPAAVQNFESLQELGRQLRPLGTLVGLEHAGAGLAQIDRLFQAGLDYVKLDSSVVSGVSADAGRAAFVRSLVVMLRSLALKVYAEGVTDALDAQALWDCELDGITGPWASAQGIKP; encoded by the coding sequence ATGTCGCTGATAAGACAAATCTGGTGCCTGGTGCTGGGCGCGGTGCTGGCCTCGGTGCTGGGCGGGGTGGCGGTGAGCACCTGGTCGCTGCGCGAGCTGCTGCAGACGCAGGCGCAGCTCAAGAACAACGACAACGCGAATGCGTTGGCGCTGGCACTGTCACAGCAAAAGGGCGATGCGGAGCTGATGTCGCTGCTGATCTCGGCGCAGTTCGATGCGGGCGCCTATGAATCGGTGCGCTGGCGCGATGCGCAGGGCAAGGCGGTCTTCGAACGCCACATCGAGACCCCGCAGACCTCTCACGCGCCGGCCTGGTTCGTGGCGGTGCTGCCACTGAGCGTGGCGCCCGGCGTGGCCAAGGTTTCCGACGGCTGGCGAGCGGTCGGCGAGGTCGAGGTGCGGGGCCAGACCGGCTATGTGCATGAGGCGCTCTGGCGGGCGACGCTGAATTCCACCCTGTGGCTGCTGCTGGTCGGCGTGGTGACCGGCGTGGCGGCGGCGCTCGTGCTGTCCCGGCTGCGGCGTCCGCTGGACACGGCGGTGCGACAGGCCGAGGGCGTGTCCCAGGGGCGCTTCGAGACCGTCCTGGAGCCACAGGTGCCGGAGATGCGCAAGCTCACCAGCGCGATGAACACGATGGTGGTGCGCACCCGGCAGATGTTCGAGGCCCAGGCCGAGCAATTGCGCACCCTGCATCATCAACTGCTGTGCGACGAGCTCACCGGCCTGTCCCACCGCCGCCAGTTCGTGGCGGAGCTGAGTTCGGCGCTGGACCGCGACGATGGTCCGCTGCGCGCCGGGCTGGTGCTGGTGCGCCTGCGCGACTTGCCGGGCCTGAATCAGCGGCTGGGTCACGGCGCCACCGACCAGGCGCTGATGGCGATCGCCCAGGGCCTGCGGGTGTATCCGGAGCAGGTGCGCGGCTGTCTGGCCGGCCGCTTGAACGGGTCTGACTTCGCATTGTGGTTGCCGGCGCCCGGTGTGGTGGGTGACACCGCCACCGCCTTGGCCGATGCGCTGCGCGCCGGGCTGCAAGGGCTGGGGCAGGGCATCGGTGTGGCGCTTGGCGCGGTGGAGTTGCCGCGCGACCAGCCGATGAGCGCCTGGTTCGCCGCCGCCGATGCTGCCTTGGCGCGCGCCGAGCTGGGTGAAGGCGTGGTGCTGGAGCTTCGCCAGGCGCCGCCGTCCGAGGAGGTCGCCCAGGGCGAGCGTGCCTGGCGTGCATTGATTTCCGACGCGCTGGCCCATCAGCGCAGCCGTTTGCTGGAGTTCCCGCTGATCGGCCGCGACCGGCAGGTGCTGCACCTGGAATGTCCGCTGCAGCTCAAGCTCAATCCGCTCGGCGAGTTCGAGCCCGCCTCGCGCTGGTTGCCGCTGGCATTGCGTCACCGGCTCAGCGCCGAGGCCGATCTGCAGGTGCTGGCCCTGGCACTGCAGGCGGCGCAGCACGACCAGCGCGCCCGCTGCATCAATGTGGCGCCCGCGTCACTCAACGATGGCAGCTTCATCGCCCGAGCCCGGGAACTGGTGCAGTCGGCGCCCTCGGCCGTGCGTCGGCTGGTGGGGGTGGAAGTCGCCGAGCCGGCCGCGGTGCAGAACTTCGAATCCTTGCAGGAGCTGGGTCGCCAGCTGCGGCCGCTGGGCACGCTGGTCGGGCTGGAGCATGCCGGGGCCGGCTTGGCGCAGATCGACCGCCTCTTCCAGGCGGGCCTGGACTATGTGAAGCTGGACAGCTCGGTGGTGTCCGGCGTCTCGGCCGATGCGGGCCGGGCGGCCTTTGTCCGGAGCCTGGTCGTGATGCTGCGCAGCCTGGCGCTGAAGGTCTATGCGGAAGGCGTGACCGATGCGCTGGATGCGCAGGCGCTTTGGGACTGCGAGCTCGACGGCATCACCGGGCCCTGGGCTTCGGCGCAAGGCATCAAGCCCTGA
- a CDS encoding transglutaminase-like cysteine peptidase: protein MLIARHSRRRSVGQVHPGVAALVCAVGLWAASAWAWDRDRLNESAARLSPRTQAQVRAMMQMADRAAALPDDAQRLTLVNNFFNQRIAFRDDQAVWGRIDYWATPLESLDKGQGDCEDYAIAKYLTLMEAGVAQAKLRMVYVRAQFQGRAQAHMVLAYYAQPEAEPLILDNINPEIRRASQRDDLSPVFSFNGEGLWTGVGSTSAGNPLVRLSLWRDLLARAKEEGFQ from the coding sequence ATGCTCATCGCCCGCCATTCCCGTCGCCGCAGCGTCGGTCAGGTCCATCCGGGCGTGGCCGCGTTGGTGTGTGCGGTCGGCCTGTGGGCGGCGAGCGCCTGGGCCTGGGATCGGGACCGTCTGAACGAGAGTGCCGCTCGCTTGTCGCCCAGGACGCAGGCCCAGGTGCGGGCCATGATGCAGATGGCCGATCGCGCCGCAGCGCTGCCGGACGACGCGCAGCGGCTGACCTTGGTGAACAACTTCTTCAACCAGCGCATCGCCTTCCGGGACGACCAGGCGGTCTGGGGCCGCATCGACTACTGGGCCACGCCGCTGGAATCGCTGGACAAGGGTCAGGGCGACTGCGAGGACTACGCCATCGCCAAATACCTGACCCTGATGGAGGCGGGCGTGGCGCAGGCGAAGTTGCGCATGGTCTATGTGCGAGCCCAGTTCCAGGGACGCGCGCAGGCACACATGGTGCTCGCCTACTATGCGCAACCGGAGGCGGAGCCTCTGATTCTGGACAATATCAATCCCGAGATCCGTCGCGCCTCGCAACGCGACGATCTCTCGCCGGTGTTCAGTTTCAACGGCGAAGGGCTTTGGACAGGCGTGGGCAGCACATCCGCCGGCAATCCGCTGGTGCGGTTGTCGCTGTGGCGGGACCTGCTGGCCCGGGCGAAGGAGGAGGGTTTCCAGTGA
- a CDS encoding HDOD domain-containing protein, whose amino-acid sequence MKTQAVHQELERARNNGPLRQIQIPPCPELLERLRTAMAARPQPDLNEVGRIAAADVAMSATLLRVANSPLHLVAGHVPCTTVGQAMYRLGLDESAALMQAFLVRHAIPVNSPHLLRFWQRSTKRAVAMAFIARQLPGMRADLAYSYGLFCHVGMPVLLQSVRGYGATMVEAAARIDRPFIATENANHRTDHAVVGALVVKVWHLGAEMMTAIRLHHDFEALQDTGVDPEIRTLIAAGLIAEHLMRQHEGLDEDLDWAANRTAALSWLHLSDDDLEQWDEALRPLLDES is encoded by the coding sequence ATGAAGACCCAAGCCGTCCACCAGGAACTGGAACGCGCCCGCAACAACGGGCCCCTTCGTCAGATCCAGATTCCCCCTTGCCCGGAGCTGCTGGAGCGCCTGCGGACCGCCATGGCCGCGCGTCCGCAACCCGATCTGAATGAGGTCGGGCGCATTGCGGCGGCGGATGTGGCGATGTCGGCCACGCTGCTTCGAGTGGCCAACAGCCCGCTGCACCTCGTGGCAGGCCACGTGCCTTGCACCACGGTCGGGCAGGCGATGTACCGGCTGGGCCTGGACGAGAGCGCGGCGCTGATGCAGGCCTTCCTGGTCCGGCATGCGATTCCGGTCAACAGCCCGCACCTGCTGCGCTTTTGGCAGCGGTCGACCAAGCGGGCGGTCGCGATGGCGTTCATCGCCCGCCAGTTGCCCGGCATGCGGGCCGACCTGGCCTACAGCTACGGCCTGTTCTGCCATGTGGGCATGCCGGTCCTGCTGCAAAGCGTACGCGGCTATGGCGCCACCATGGTGGAAGCGGCGGCCCGCATCGACCGGCCGTTCATCGCCACCGAGAACGCCAATCACCGCACCGACCATGCGGTGGTCGGCGCGCTGGTGGTGAAGGTGTGGCACCTCGGGGCGGAGATGATGACGGCGATCCGCCTGCATCACGACTTCGAAGCCCTGCAGGACACCGGCGTGGATCCGGAGATCCGCACCCTGATTGCCGCCGGCCTGATCGCCGAGCACCTCATGCGCCAGCACGAAGGGCTGGATGAGGACCTCGACTGGGCCGCCAACCGGACTGCGGCGCTGTCCTGGCTGCATTTGTCGGACGACGACCTGGAGCAATGGGACGAGGCCCTGCGTCCTTTGCTGGACGAGTCCTGA
- a CDS encoding delta(1)-pyrroline-2-carboxylate reductase family protein has translation MTPVSRLPPPLQVLDGAATARALPWSLLMEEIAQVCREHREGRLTCPPRQVLPLAQDGVLLVMPCLSDSLSITKLVSVHPLNAALGLPTIAGEVVAMDSRTGQRLAVLDGPTLTARRTAAVSLLALQHLQRAAPRRVLVVGGGVQARAHVQAMQALHPQASIHVQGHQEVPAFVAELGVEALVPEAQTRHEWDVIVCATTSRVPVLRPGVGEGAVVIGVGAFREDMVELPPELLRSAQVWVDDPVGAQAEAGDLMAAGLFQPQDALDDLVLGQRPIDDRRTRVFKSVGCARWDLAAARVAVRR, from the coding sequence ATGACCCCAGTTTCCCGTCTGCCGCCGCCCCTGCAAGTCCTGGATGGGGCCGCCACCGCGCGAGCCTTGCCCTGGTCCTTGTTGATGGAGGAGATTGCGCAGGTCTGCCGCGAGCACCGCGAGGGGCGCCTGACCTGCCCCCCGCGCCAGGTCTTGCCCCTGGCCCAGGACGGCGTCCTGCTGGTGATGCCCTGCCTGAGCGACAGCCTGTCGATCACCAAGCTGGTCAGCGTGCATCCGCTCAATGCCGCACTCGGCCTGCCGACGATTGCGGGGGAAGTCGTGGCCATGGACAGCCGCACCGGCCAGCGCCTGGCCGTGCTGGACGGCCCCACGCTCACGGCCCGCCGTACTGCGGCGGTCAGCCTGCTGGCCCTTCAGCATCTCCAGCGTGCGGCGCCCCGGCGTGTGCTGGTGGTTGGTGGCGGCGTGCAGGCGCGGGCCCATGTGCAGGCGATGCAGGCCTTGCATCCGCAGGCCAGCATCCATGTGCAGGGTCATCAGGAGGTGCCGGCCTTCGTGGCGGAGTTGGGCGTCGAGGCCCTCGTGCCGGAGGCCCAGACTCGGCATGAATGGGATGTGATCGTGTGCGCCACCACCAGCCGGGTGCCGGTGCTGCGGCCCGGGGTGGGGGAGGGCGCCGTCGTCATCGGCGTGGGCGCCTTCCGCGAGGACATGGTGGAGCTGCCGCCCGAACTGCTGCGCAGCGCGCAGGTGTGGGTGGACGATCCCGTCGGCGCGCAGGCCGAGGCCGGCGACCTGATGGCGGCCGGCCTGTTCCAGCCGCAGGACGCGCTGGACGATCTGGTGCTGGGCCAGCGCCCGATCGACGATCGGCGCACCCGGGTGTTCAAGAGTGTGGGCTGCGCGCGCTGGGATCTGGCCGCCGCCCGGGTGGCCGTGCGGCGCTGA
- the lpdA gene encoding dihydrolipoyl dehydrogenase, translating into MALVEVKVPDIGDFKDVAIIEILVKVGDTVKQEQSLITVESDKASMEIPSSQAGVVTALKVKLGDKINEGTVLLTLESEGAAAPAPAASAPAPAPAAAAAPAAPVAPTVAAPQAATYAGSADGEFDVIVLGGGPGGYSAAFRAADLGLKVALVERYATLGGVCLNVGCIPSKALLHVAAVMDEVKHFADLGVEFGEPKVELPKLLNHKKKVIGKLTGGLAMMAKMRKVTVVRGYGTLLDAQHLSVEETSGEAQVRTGTTQTLKFKKIILAAGSQAVRLPFMPDDPRVIDSTGALELTSRPKRMLIVGGGIIGLEMGTVYSTLGARLDVVEMLPTLMTGADRDLVKVWQKMNAPRFDNIMLNTKTVSAEATPEGIKVTFEGEGAPKEPQVYDLVLQAVGRSPNGKKIGADKAGVVVTDRGFIPVDVQMRTNVPNVFAIGDLVGQPMLAHKAVHEGHVAAEVIAGELLGDEALAKSRFDARVIPSVAYTDPEVAWVGVTEDEAKARGIKVKKGLLPWSASGRAIANGRDEGFTKLLFDEETHRIIGGGIVGTHAGDMIGEIALAIEMGADAVDIGKTIHPHPTLGESIGLAAEVAHGSCTDVPPPRK; encoded by the coding sequence ATGGCACTGGTTGAAGTCAAGGTCCCCGACATCGGTGATTTCAAGGATGTCGCGATCATCGAGATCCTGGTCAAGGTCGGCGACACCGTGAAGCAGGAGCAGAGCCTGATCACGGTGGAGTCGGACAAGGCGTCGATGGAGATCCCGTCCTCGCAGGCCGGCGTGGTCACGGCGCTGAAGGTCAAGCTCGGCGACAAGATCAATGAAGGCACGGTGTTGCTGACGCTGGAAAGCGAAGGCGCTGCCGCGCCTGCGCCAGCCGCTTCAGCCCCCGCACCGGCGCCCGCCGCGGCGGCTGCGCCTGCTGCTCCGGTCGCCCCGACCGTTGCGGCGCCACAAGCCGCGACCTACGCCGGAAGCGCTGACGGCGAGTTCGATGTGATCGTGCTCGGCGGCGGTCCCGGCGGCTACTCGGCCGCATTCCGCGCGGCGGACCTGGGCCTGAAGGTCGCCCTGGTCGAGCGCTACGCCACACTGGGCGGCGTGTGCCTGAACGTGGGTTGCATCCCGTCGAAGGCGCTGCTGCATGTGGCTGCCGTGATGGACGAGGTCAAGCACTTCGCCGACCTGGGCGTCGAATTCGGCGAACCCAAGGTCGAACTGCCCAAGCTGCTCAATCACAAGAAGAAGGTGATCGGCAAACTGACCGGCGGCCTGGCCATGATGGCCAAGATGCGCAAGGTCACCGTGGTGCGCGGCTACGGCACGCTGCTCGATGCCCAGCATCTGAGCGTCGAGGAAACCAGCGGCGAGGCGCAGGTCCGCACCGGCACCACCCAGACCCTGAAGTTCAAGAAGATCATCCTCGCAGCGGGCTCGCAGGCCGTGCGGCTGCCCTTCATGCCCGACGACCCGCGGGTGATCGACTCCACCGGCGCGCTGGAGCTGACCAGCCGGCCGAAGCGCATGCTGATCGTCGGCGGCGGCATCATCGGCCTGGAGATGGGCACCGTCTACTCGACGCTGGGCGCGCGCCTGGACGTGGTCGAAATGCTGCCCACGCTGATGACCGGCGCCGATCGCGACCTGGTCAAGGTCTGGCAGAAGATGAACGCGCCGCGCTTTGACAACATCATGCTGAACACGAAGACCGTGTCGGCCGAGGCGACGCCCGAAGGCATCAAGGTGACCTTTGAAGGCGAAGGCGCACCGAAGGAGCCGCAGGTCTACGACCTGGTGCTGCAGGCCGTCGGACGCAGCCCCAACGGCAAGAAGATCGGCGCGGACAAAGCCGGCGTGGTCGTGACCGACCGCGGCTTCATTCCGGTGGACGTGCAGATGCGCACCAACGTGCCCAACGTGTTTGCCATCGGCGACCTGGTCGGCCAGCCGATGCTGGCGCACAAGGCGGTGCACGAAGGCCATGTGGCGGCGGAAGTCATCGCCGGCGAATTGCTGGGTGACGAGGCGCTGGCCAAGTCGCGCTTCGATGCCCGGGTGATCCCGAGCGTGGCCTACACCGATCCGGAAGTGGCCTGGGTCGGCGTGACCGAAGACGAGGCCAAGGCCCGCGGCATCAAGGTGAAGAAGGGCCTGCTGCCCTGGAGCGCCTCCGGTCGCGCCATCGCCAACGGCCGCGACGAGGGCTTCACCAAGCTGCTGTTCGATGAGGAGACCCATCGCATCATCGGCGGCGGCATCGTGGGCACCCATGCCGGCGACATGATCGGTGAGATCGCGCTGGCCATCGAGATGGGCGCGGATGCGGTCGACATCGGCAAGACCATCCATCCCCATCCCACGCTGGGCGAAAGCATCGGCCTGGCGGCGGAAGTGGCCCATGGCTCCTGCACCGACGTGCCGCCTCCGCGGAAATAA